From one Lactiplantibacillus paraplantarum genomic stretch:
- a CDS encoding GNAT family N-acetyltransferase, translated as MMEIRTAQPQDSAQIAPLIAMIYRDMEMPVLKNVSEADLLAMLTELYQRPANLDGLAQTFVAIMDHKVVGVAFGHLAKNEVAVNDLLRTTSGQHAGFEAPLELGGETRPDEWYLSMLAVDPQAQGHGVGSALLEALPGLVRQLGATKLSLNVDDGNPRAAKLYHRHGFVPDGQLMIGTHPYQHLVKPLS; from the coding sequence ATGATGGAAATTCGAACGGCACAACCGCAAGACAGTGCGCAGATTGCACCGTTGATTGCGATGATTTACCGGGATATGGAAATGCCAGTCTTAAAAAACGTTAGCGAGGCTGACTTGTTAGCGATGTTGACTGAGTTGTATCAGCGACCGGCCAATTTAGATGGATTAGCGCAGACCTTCGTTGCTATCATGGATCACAAAGTCGTGGGGGTCGCGTTTGGACACTTGGCGAAGAATGAAGTCGCTGTTAATGATTTATTACGGACGACTTCTGGGCAGCATGCGGGGTTTGAAGCACCCTTGGAATTAGGTGGTGAGACCCGACCGGATGAATGGTATTTAAGTATGCTGGCAGTTGACCCGCAAGCCCAAGGTCACGGGGTCGGTAGTGCTTTATTGGAAGCCTTACCGGGACTAGTCCGACAGCTAGGGGCAACCAAGCTGAGTTTGAACGTTGATGATGGTAATCCACGGGCGGCTAAATTATACCACCGACATGGTTTTGTCCCGGATGGTCAGCTCATGATTGGGACTCATCCGTACCAACACTTGGTTAAACCGCTATCGTAA
- a CDS encoding bacteriocin immunity protein: protein MNKNDKAKRLMQQIDVAYNDPEVKQDAQIRADLLRYATELDKNGNYLLIATKVNSMAMRVIREHMHQPLQAINTLYTQTSRTSEYYWGVAAASIFSGLW from the coding sequence ATGAATAAGAATGACAAAGCTAAACGATTAATGCAACAAATCGACGTTGCCTATAATGATCCTGAAGTTAAACAGGACGCTCAGATTCGAGCCGACTTACTACGTTATGCCACGGAACTCGACAAAAACGGTAACTACTTATTAATTGCCACTAAGGTCAACAGTATGGCCATGCGTGTCATCCGCGAACACATGCACCAGCCGCTTCAAGCCATCAACACGCTCTACACCCAAACTAGCCGTACCTCCGAATATTATTGGGGCGTAGCAGCGGCTAGTATTTTTAGCGGATTGTGGTAA
- a CDS encoding AzlC family ABC transporter permease gives MDSSLTFRAGIKDVIPTVFGYIGVGLAMGIVANTSHLSVWAVLLMSLIVYAGSAQFIIISMLLAGSPISAIVLSTFLINSRMILMSMSVAQYFKKDSLLQNIGLGSLLTDETFALSMNKLNQTKQQLKTSWLHAANLVAYLVWAAATVVGCLLGNLITDPNQFGLDFAVVGMFIGLLYLQIITDRSKSLPTQLWVVLFVTLAMYFLMRWVPGNLALIFATLLGCGFGMVVSPK, from the coding sequence ATGGATTCTAGTTTAACCTTTCGTGCGGGTATCAAAGATGTGATTCCCACTGTCTTCGGGTACATTGGCGTCGGCCTAGCAATGGGCATCGTTGCTAACACGAGCCATCTGTCAGTTTGGGCCGTTCTACTGATGTCGTTAATTGTCTACGCCGGTTCCGCCCAATTTATTATTATCAGTATGCTGCTAGCCGGTAGTCCAATTTCAGCAATCGTCTTGTCCACTTTTTTGATCAATTCACGCATGATTTTAATGAGCATGTCGGTCGCCCAGTATTTTAAAAAAGATTCCTTATTGCAAAATATTGGTCTAGGATCGTTATTAACTGATGAAACCTTTGCACTCAGCATGAATAAACTAAATCAAACTAAGCAACAATTGAAAACAAGTTGGTTACACGCCGCTAATCTTGTCGCCTATTTAGTTTGGGCGGCTGCGACGGTGGTTGGCTGTCTCCTAGGTAACCTAATTACTGACCCTAACCAATTTGGCTTAGACTTCGCGGTGGTTGGCATGTTTATTGGATTACTTTACTTACAGATTATCACGGATCGTAGTAAGTCCCTACCCACCCAATTATGGGTCGTGCTATTCGTCACCCTCGCCATGTATTTTCTCATGCGCTGGGTCCCCGGCAACTTAGCTTTGATCTTTGCAACGTTGCTTGGCTGTGGCTTCGGAATGGTGGTGAGCCCCAAGTGA
- a CDS encoding YibE/F family protein: MNTITVLGLILLGLMTLIGGKTGATAFLSLLFNFGLLFLAVVLISWGFPAVAVSLVIGTIILAFTIFFGEANEVAAKPAYIAALIVMVILVLIIFPVENWIMAQGFSLEDSEDLEGMSLAIGVSFIGVAVTEAILSTLGAIAEAAIAIAAGLSEILAQHPQLPTKRLYIDGISIGKQIIGTTFNTLFFGFFGGFLALFIWFSGLHYSFGSVINNKIFVAEVLMVLFSLMGVILVVPVTTWVMTVQHRQQIKHND; encoded by the coding sequence ATGAATACGATTACTGTTTTAGGGCTGATCTTACTAGGATTAATGACGCTAATTGGTGGTAAGACCGGAGCCACAGCCTTTTTAAGCTTATTGTTTAACTTTGGCTTGTTATTTTTGGCGGTTGTTTTGATTTCATGGGGCTTTCCTGCGGTTGCGGTGTCATTGGTAATTGGGACGATTATCTTAGCCTTTACGATTTTCTTCGGTGAGGCGAATGAAGTAGCGGCCAAACCTGCCTACATCGCAGCTTTGATTGTCATGGTCATTTTAGTCCTAATTATTTTTCCAGTTGAAAATTGGATTATGGCGCAAGGCTTTAGTCTGGAAGACAGTGAGGACCTCGAAGGGATGTCACTAGCGATCGGCGTTTCCTTTATCGGCGTGGCAGTTACTGAAGCAATTCTGAGTACGCTAGGTGCTATCGCAGAAGCGGCCATTGCGATTGCCGCTGGTCTGAGTGAGATTTTGGCACAACATCCGCAGTTACCCACAAAACGGCTATATATCGATGGTATCAGTATTGGTAAGCAAATTATTGGAACAACTTTTAACACATTATTTTTCGGCTTTTTCGGTGGCTTTTTGGCACTGTTTATCTGGTTTTCAGGCTTACATTATTCTTTTGGGAGTGTTATCAATAATAAAATATTTGTGGCTGAAGTATTAATGGTATTATTTTCGTTAATGGGTGTTATCTTAGTCGTGCCCGTTACAACGTGGGTCATGACGGTTCAGCACCGCCAGCAAATCAAGCACAACGATTGA
- a CDS encoding alpha/beta hydrolase yields MMPTINSIKTTVNGVVKIVKPFNNEVGGEQFDPRVLKTLTTFAQPAVLENDLAALRSGSLTPAIADPVGKAVAVQNRNITALNRTVSVEWLTPQNVISHKVLVYFHGGAFYGGVPGNNTVLLKMIAAQSHCEVLNVDYSLAPEAPAPAGILDGLAIFQYLEQRDADTMITVAGDSAGANIIMAATNLNQQLGSNRINQQLLLYPVTAPNADHAGPLWDLAAFPIIDSQRAILTNYHDLFRQLDSIMTAYYVPENFDSHSPLISPLRQEDFTMTPPTTIMVGEFDPFRPQAWAYAQRLAAADTATTFIQYQGLNHAFAPLVDQYWQSRDVAQVMAAALI; encoded by the coding sequence ATGATGCCAACAATTAATTCAATTAAAACAACCGTCAACGGCGTTGTTAAAATTGTTAAACCATTTAATAACGAAGTTGGCGGTGAACAATTTGACCCCCGCGTACTCAAAACACTAACAACCTTTGCACAACCCGCCGTCCTTGAAAATGACTTGGCGGCTCTCCGCAGTGGCAGTTTAACTCCCGCCATTGCAGACCCCGTTGGCAAAGCCGTCGCCGTTCAAAATCGTAATATTACCGCTTTGAATCGTACGGTCAGCGTTGAATGGCTAACGCCACAAAATGTTATTAGTCACAAAGTACTTGTCTACTTCCATGGCGGTGCTTTTTACGGCGGGGTTCCCGGTAACAACACTGTACTATTAAAGATGATTGCGGCTCAAAGCCATTGCGAAGTCCTTAACGTTGATTATAGCCTAGCCCCAGAAGCACCGGCGCCCGCAGGTATTTTAGATGGTCTCGCCATTTTCCAATATTTAGAACAGCGTGATGCTGACACAATGATTACCGTAGCTGGCGATTCAGCCGGAGCCAACATCATCATGGCGGCAACGAATTTGAACCAACAACTCGGTAGTAACCGTATCAACCAGCAGCTGTTATTATATCCAGTCACCGCACCAAATGCTGACCACGCCGGTCCACTCTGGGATTTGGCCGCCTTTCCGATTATTGACTCACAGCGTGCCATTCTCACCAACTATCACGACCTCTTTCGACAACTCGATAGCATCATGACAGCTTATTATGTCCCAGAAAACTTTGATTCACATTCTCCACTCATCTCACCGCTACGCCAGGAAGACTTCACGATGACACCACCAACAACAATTATGGTCGGTGAATTTGATCCTTTCCGTCCACAGGCCTGGGCTTATGCTCAGCGACTAGCCGCAGCCGATACCGCAACGACATTTATTCAATATCAAGGTTTGAACCACGCTTTTGCACCATTAGTGGATCAATATTGGCAAAGTCGTGACGTTGCCCAAGTGATGGCCGCCGCGTTAATTTAG
- a CDS encoding MFS transporter, producing MSMFQTWKRRIAYGSTDMAGNIIWQMVSTYLLFYYTTVAGISAAFAGMLFFVVRFIDAFDALIYGYLIDHTHTKYGQSRPYFVWFGIPLGLLAMSLFMIPSFGGHTTMRLVYISITYTFFSLIYSGANTPITSILPSLTDDSVERTKLASARMVMTTIGTSAVAAITLPMVKLLGKGNQSTGFTLWAIILGLVIMGLFIFAFFNLKETNGAQNPDGDNEATESLSIWESLKGAASNKPWLLLACSFILLQTFWMLRGNSAIFFIKYVYGRPELAPIFLGIGFVSVIGNLSVPFLSQHFKNRNVLQFSLVLGVVGQLLLPIAEKMHSVSLLIAGSVVFLIAMGITFTIVFAMLSDTVDYSTKVLGLNETGFLSAVPMIGAKLGMGIGGFLAGQFLSWGQFNAKAAVQSGRTITFINLAFIWMPIILLAAMIFMMQFYHLDEKELQVNKPDAVPVSEAKEDVEYDANN from the coding sequence ATGTCAATGTTTCAAACTTGGAAACGCCGAATTGCTTACGGTTCCACTGACATGGCTGGCAATATTATCTGGCAGATGGTCAGTACTTATTTACTGTTCTATTACACGACAGTGGCGGGGATTTCAGCCGCCTTTGCTGGTATGTTGTTCTTCGTTGTTCGCTTCATCGACGCCTTTGATGCCTTAATTTATGGCTATCTGATTGATCATACGCACACAAAATACGGTCAATCGCGTCCATACTTTGTTTGGTTTGGTATCCCACTAGGGCTCCTGGCAATGTCACTGTTTATGATTCCATCATTTGGTGGGCACACGACGATGCGGCTCGTTTATATTTCAATCACCTACACATTCTTCAGCTTAATTTATTCTGGTGCTAACACGCCCATCACATCAATTCTTCCGAGTTTAACTGATGACAGTGTTGAACGAACCAAATTAGCAAGTGCACGTATGGTCATGACCACTATCGGGACAAGTGCAGTGGCCGCCATCACCTTGCCAATGGTCAAATTACTCGGAAAGGGCAACCAATCCACAGGCTTTACCCTCTGGGCCATTATTTTGGGACTCGTCATTATGGGACTCTTTATCTTCGCCTTTTTCAATCTCAAGGAAACCAATGGTGCGCAAAATCCAGATGGTGACAATGAAGCGACTGAATCGCTGTCAATCTGGGAAAGTTTGAAAGGTGCCGCTAGCAACAAGCCGTGGCTATTACTAGCTTGCTCGTTCATTTTGCTACAAACGTTCTGGATGCTACGAGGTAATTCCGCTATCTTCTTTATTAAATATGTGTATGGACGGCCAGAATTAGCCCCAATCTTCCTTGGCATCGGCTTTGTTTCCGTCATTGGTAACTTATCCGTTCCATTTTTGTCACAACATTTTAAGAACCGTAACGTCTTACAATTTTCACTCGTTTTAGGTGTCGTTGGTCAATTATTGTTACCAATCGCCGAAAAGATGCACAGTGTCAGCCTGTTAATTGCAGGCTCAGTTGTTTTTCTCATTGCCATGGGGATTACGTTTACGATTGTCTTCGCTATGTTATCTGACACCGTTGATTACTCGACAAAAGTCCTCGGGTTAAATGAAACCGGATTCTTGTCCGCCGTACCAATGATTGGTGCCAAGTTAGGAATGGGGATTGGTGGCTTTCTGGCCGGTCAATTTCTATCATGGGGTCAGTTCAATGCAAAAGCGGCTGTTCAATCAGGACGAACGATTACTTTTATCAACCTCGCCTTTATTTGGATGCCAATTATTTTATTAGCTGCGATGATTTTCATGATGCAATTCTATCATTTAGACGAAAAAGAATTACAAGTGAATAAACCAGACGCAGTTCCAGTGAGTGAAGCTAAGGAGGACGTTGAATATGATGCCAACAATTAA
- a CDS encoding histidine phosphatase family protein: MQIYFIRHGRTQYNLEHRFQGGRADSPLVASGIEGAKAAGDYLKAIRFAAVYSSPQQRALDTAKYIVAANQWQPTIQVDDGLREFDFGDWDGKREAEVHPQSYAQVIFTKPAEYRPELAGGGESYAAFVARTTDTLHRLIDQIGVASSQPLLVVSHGLVTTMTVKALMGVPLAELRAPFVVNGQVMKTVGHGIVDNDSLTVLSTTDNQNFELTTWNETRYLK; encoded by the coding sequence ATGCAGATTTATTTCATTCGTCACGGTCGAACACAATATAATTTGGAACATCGGTTTCAAGGTGGGCGAGCGGATTCGCCACTGGTTGCTAGTGGGATTGAAGGGGCTAAGGCCGCCGGTGATTATTTAAAAGCCATTCGGTTTGCTGCTGTGTATAGTAGTCCGCAGCAGCGGGCGTTGGATACGGCGAAGTACATTGTAGCTGCTAATCAGTGGCAACCAACGATTCAAGTAGACGATGGTTTACGTGAATTTGACTTTGGCGATTGGGACGGTAAGCGGGAAGCAGAGGTGCATCCACAGTCGTATGCCCAAGTCATTTTTACCAAACCAGCTGAATATCGCCCTGAATTGGCTGGTGGTGGTGAAAGTTACGCAGCTTTTGTGGCAAGAACGACGGATACACTCCATCGGTTGATTGATCAAATCGGGGTAGCAAGTTCGCAGCCGTTATTAGTCGTGTCACACGGTCTCGTAACGACGATGACTGTTAAAGCGTTAATGGGCGTACCGTTGGCTGAATTACGCGCGCCGTTTGTAGTTAATGGCCAGGTCATGAAGACGGTCGGCCACGGTATCGTGGACAATGACAGCTTAACAGTACTGTCGACGACGGATAATCAGAATTTTGAACTGACAACTTGGAATGAAACCAGGTATTTGAAGTAG
- a CDS encoding helix-turn-helix domain-containing protein, with product MTLEQLAAHSGVAADKIVAYTNAGLLPCKDINAHFSADDEYWLDMVNCFLENGSSVEDLKDLMPLCEQCAAQ from the coding sequence ATGACTCTGGAACAATTAGCAGCCCATAGCGGGGTCGCTGCTGATAAAATCGTCGCCTATACCAATGCTGGGTTATTACCTTGTAAGGACATTAACGCGCATTTTAGTGCCGATGATGAATATTGGCTAGATATGGTCAATTGCTTCTTAGAAAATGGCTCATCCGTTGAGGATTTGAAAGATTTAATGCCACTTTGCGAACAGTGTGCAGCTCAATAA
- a CDS encoding UDP-N-acetylmuramoyl-L-alanyl-D-glutamate--2,6-diaminopimelate ligase, with protein sequence MQASQLINSLKFKRVRPALTTDFDVTMLTQDTREVQPGAMFIAVIGYHVDGHDLVDQAIEKGAKIIVASKPLDVKVPVIYVENTERAMAILADVFYGAPSQKMRMIGVTGTNGKTTVTHLIEQIYRDQQQATGLIGTMYRKIKDEKLPTANTTPDAITTQRTLAAMRDAGVETVAMEVSSIALVLGRVWGIDYDIAVFTNLTQDHLDFHKTMAKYTEAKAMLFAQLGNKYNADGTNKVAVLNTDDPVGREFEQYTAAHVLTFGLKPDAMINAQNVEIKSHGTEFDLSVFGHVTHVTMQLIGQFNVYNMLAAFAAAYASGIPEDQIIKSLEKVTGVKGRFQSVPSHTGVSVIVDYSHTPDGLLNALETIQDFATKDIYCVVGCGGDRDKTKRPKMAKIAVEHSTKPIFTSDNPRTEDPTMILNDMVAGVPDANVPVYEDRHVAIAKAIEAAQPGDVVLIAGKGHEDYQIIGRTKHHFDDSEEAAKALALKPTID encoded by the coding sequence ATGCAAGCAAGTCAATTAATTAATAGTTTGAAATTTAAGCGGGTACGGCCCGCATTGACCACGGACTTCGACGTCACGATGTTGACACAGGATACCCGTGAAGTTCAGCCCGGGGCGATGTTTATCGCTGTTATTGGTTATCACGTTGATGGTCACGATCTCGTTGACCAGGCCATCGAAAAAGGCGCCAAGATCATCGTGGCTTCTAAACCCTTGGACGTCAAAGTACCCGTTATCTATGTTGAAAACACTGAACGAGCAATGGCGATTCTCGCCGACGTTTTTTATGGTGCTCCTAGTCAAAAGATGCGGATGATTGGTGTTACTGGTACTAACGGTAAGACTACCGTCACCCACCTGATCGAACAGATCTATCGTGATCAACAGCAAGCAACAGGCCTCATCGGGACGATGTATCGTAAGATCAAAGATGAAAAGCTACCAACGGCCAACACTACGCCGGATGCGATCACAACGCAACGCACACTAGCTGCCATGCGTGACGCCGGTGTTGAAACTGTGGCTATGGAAGTTTCTTCAATAGCACTCGTACTTGGACGGGTCTGGGGCATTGATTACGATATCGCCGTCTTCACTAACTTGACGCAAGATCATTTGGACTTCCATAAAACAATGGCTAAGTATACGGAAGCTAAGGCCATGCTCTTTGCGCAACTCGGCAATAAGTACAACGCTGATGGAACGAATAAAGTCGCCGTTCTTAATACCGATGATCCCGTTGGTCGTGAATTTGAACAGTATACGGCTGCGCACGTGCTGACGTTTGGACTCAAACCAGATGCCATGATCAATGCTCAAAATGTCGAGATTAAGAGCCACGGAACTGAATTTGATCTCTCCGTCTTCGGCCACGTGACCCACGTGACAATGCAACTGATTGGCCAGTTCAACGTTTATAATATGCTGGCGGCCTTTGCAGCGGCTTACGCCAGTGGTATTCCTGAGGACCAAATTATTAAGTCCCTCGAAAAAGTGACGGGCGTTAAAGGACGTTTTCAATCCGTACCATCTCACACGGGTGTTAGTGTCATCGTCGATTACTCCCACACTCCCGACGGCTTATTGAATGCCTTAGAAACCATTCAAGATTTCGCCACTAAGGATATTTATTGCGTCGTTGGCTGTGGCGGTGATCGTGACAAAACGAAGCGGCCTAAGATGGCCAAAATCGCCGTTGAGCATAGCACCAAACCAATCTTCACTTCAGACAATCCACGGACGGAAGATCCAACGATGATCCTAAACGACATGGTTGCTGGGGTTCCTGACGCTAACGTCCCTGTCTATGAAGACCGGCACGTTGCCATTGCTAAGGCAATTGAAGCCGCGCAACCCGGCGATGTTGTCTTAATCGCTGGTAAGGGCCATGAGGATTACCAAATCATTGGTCGGACAAAACATCACTTTGATGATAGTGAAGAAGCTGCCAAAGCTTTAGCCTTGAAACCAACCATTGATTAA
- the asnB gene encoding asparagine synthase (glutamine-hydrolyzing), giving the protein MCGFAGCLTDRTKADNAAYDQTIHEMTKMIVHRGPDDDGYFADDNITMGFRRLSIIDLAGGHQPLSYDNERYWMTFNGEIYNYVELREQLKQEGYEFKTSSDSEVILAMYAKYHADATKYLRGMFAFVIWDKQEKTLFAARDQFGIKPFYYAISGDDFYYASESKAIYKILKDKTFDKNALQDYMTFQFVPEPETLTKEIKMLAPGCSLTKKLGAAPRIDRYYHREFHPVQRSEDEYAQKIKDALIDSVKIHMRSDVPVGSFLSGGIDSSIIVAIAKNFNPNLETISVGFEREGYSELDVAQETAEKLGVKNYSMTITPEAFMKAFPHFVWSMDDPLADPAAVPQYFLAKEAVKHVKVCLTGEGADELFGGYTIYHEPESLKPFRYTKPINGALKRIALMMPEGMRGRSFLLRGTTPLENRYVGNAFIFGEQEKQTFFKNYNQNHPFQSITQPLYDESVDYDPISRMQFIDMHTWLNGDLLHNADRTTMAHSLELRTPFVDREVYNLAAEIPADLRISHGTTKYILRKAVEDIVPAHVLHRKKLGFPVPIRFWLKDEMYDWAKQIINDSQTDQYFNKDYFLKLLDDHKAGVRDNSRKLWTVLTFMMWHKLYVESDHLMNSPEANAVAEKVEEF; this is encoded by the coding sequence ATGTGCGGTTTTGCTGGTTGCTTAACTGATCGGACTAAAGCGGATAACGCGGCCTACGATCAGACCATCCACGAAATGACTAAAATGATTGTCCATCGGGGACCCGATGATGACGGTTATTTTGCTGATGACAATATCACCATGGGTTTTCGGCGCTTAAGTATCATTGACTTAGCCGGTGGTCACCAACCATTATCTTATGATAATGAACGTTACTGGATGACATTTAACGGCGAGATTTATAACTACGTTGAATTGCGTGAACAACTCAAACAAGAAGGCTACGAATTCAAAACAAGCTCCGATTCTGAAGTAATTCTTGCGATGTACGCGAAGTACCACGCCGACGCAACGAAGTACTTACGGGGAATGTTTGCTTTCGTCATCTGGGATAAACAAGAAAAAACGTTATTTGCCGCGCGCGATCAGTTCGGGATCAAGCCGTTCTATTACGCCATCAGTGGTGACGACTTCTATTATGCTTCTGAAAGTAAGGCCATTTACAAGATTTTGAAGGACAAAACCTTCGATAAGAATGCCTTACAAGATTACATGACGTTCCAATTTGTTCCCGAACCAGAGACACTTACGAAAGAAATTAAAATGCTCGCCCCCGGTTGCTCCTTGACTAAAAAGCTTGGTGCCGCGCCACGGATCGATCGCTATTATCACCGCGAATTCCATCCGGTCCAACGTTCCGAGGACGAATATGCCCAAAAAATCAAAGATGCTTTAATCGACTCCGTTAAGATTCACATGCGCTCTGATGTACCAGTTGGTTCCTTCCTTTCAGGCGGAATTGACTCATCAATCATCGTCGCGATTGCTAAAAACTTCAACCCGAACCTCGAAACGATCTCGGTTGGTTTTGAACGTGAAGGTTACAGTGAACTTGACGTTGCTCAAGAGACCGCTGAAAAACTCGGTGTTAAGAATTACAGCATGACGATCACCCCGGAAGCTTTCATGAAAGCCTTCCCCCACTTTGTGTGGAGCATGGATGATCCGTTGGCTGACCCGGCCGCTGTGCCGCAGTACTTCTTAGCCAAAGAAGCGGTCAAACACGTTAAGGTTTGTCTGACTGGTGAAGGGGCTGACGAACTCTTCGGGGGTTACACTATCTATCACGAACCCGAATCATTAAAACCTTTCCGCTATACGAAACCAATTAACGGTGCGCTGAAGCGGATTGCCTTGATGATGCCTGAAGGAATGCGTGGTCGGTCCTTCTTACTCCGCGGGACGACCCCATTAGAAAATCGCTACGTGGGTAACGCCTTTATCTTCGGTGAACAAGAAAAGCAGACCTTCTTCAAGAATTACAATCAAAACCACCCGTTCCAGTCCATCACACAACCACTCTACGATGAATCCGTCGACTATGATCCAATCAGTCGGATGCAATTCATCGATATGCACACGTGGTTAAACGGTGACTTGTTGCATAACGCTGACCGGACAACCATGGCCCACAGTTTGGAACTGCGGACACCATTTGTTGATCGTGAGGTCTATAACTTAGCCGCTGAAATTCCGGCTGATCTCCGCATCAGTCATGGGACGACCAAGTACATTCTTCGTAAAGCGGTCGAAGACATCGTGCCAGCGCACGTTCTTCACCGTAAGAAGCTTGGTTTCCCAGTGCCAATTCGCTTCTGGCTCAAGGATGAAATGTACGATTGGGCTAAGCAGATCATTAACGATTCGCAAACTGACCAATACTTCAACAAAGACTACTTCTTGAAACTCTTAGATGACCATAAGGCCGGCGTTCGGGACAATTCTCGGAAGCTCTGGACTGTTCTCACCTTCATGATGTGGCATAAACTCTATGTCGAATCTGACCACTTGATGAATAGCCCCGAAGCGAACGCCGTTGCTGAAAAAGTCGAGGAGTTTTAG
- a CDS encoding AzlD domain-containing protein, with translation MSAYILATILLCGLVTWLSRIVPFAIIKNLTVPHWLINFLSFVPVAIMTAIFVESLLTYHAGHWPGFDLPNIYASIPAILAGILTKSLLAVVITGIIAMAVLRLVGWA, from the coding sequence GTGAGTGCTTACATTTTAGCGACCATCTTACTTTGTGGTCTCGTAACTTGGCTATCACGCATCGTCCCTTTTGCCATCATTAAAAATCTGACGGTCCCCCATTGGTTAATTAATTTTCTATCATTTGTTCCAGTCGCCATCATGACCGCCATCTTTGTTGAAAGTCTCCTAACTTACCATGCGGGGCACTGGCCAGGATTCGACCTACCCAACATTTACGCCTCGATTCCCGCTATTCTTGCCGGCATTCTCACCAAGAGCCTACTAGCTGTCGTTATCACGGGCATTATTGCTATGGCCGTACTGCGACTAGTCGGCTGGGCATAA
- the dapG gene encoding aspartate kinase, whose amino-acid sequence MEIIVQKFGGTSVKDEAARIQALKHVQYAVDQGDKVIVVVSAIGRKGAPYATDSLLGLVGAEHSRLTNRELDMLVSVGETISTAVFTELARKQGLNVTAMTGHDAGIITNDDFQNAKILRVDPKPITDAFIDADVVVVTGFQGATESGHITTIGRGGSDTSAAILGAALKAKRVDIFTDVNGMMTADPRLVTHARFIKAISYEELANMAHEGAKVIHPRAVEIAEQAHVPMRIRSTYQEPDELGTLVTDRTTTQIEHYRTVTGIAHQTNLTQFTVPTDTLSSSAIFQLMAQHGLSVDFINITPHQVVFNLVNGDAAVAKQLLTDAHVHCHAIADCAKVSVVGAGITGTPGVTARIVTALSAQHIDILQSTDSYTTIWVLVKEADLKAAMNALHDEFLGIE is encoded by the coding sequence ATGGAAATTATTGTTCAAAAGTTCGGGGGGACATCCGTTAAAGATGAAGCCGCTCGTATTCAAGCATTAAAACACGTTCAATATGCAGTCGATCAGGGCGACAAAGTTATCGTGGTCGTCTCAGCAATTGGTCGTAAGGGCGCCCCCTACGCAACTGACTCATTACTCGGCCTAGTTGGGGCCGAGCATTCCCGCTTAACGAATCGGGAACTAGACATGTTGGTCTCAGTGGGGGAAACCATCTCGACTGCTGTCTTTACCGAGTTAGCGCGTAAACAAGGGCTGAACGTTACGGCGATGACCGGCCATGATGCCGGCATCATTACTAACGACGATTTCCAAAATGCTAAGATTCTTCGCGTTGATCCAAAACCGATCACGGATGCCTTTATTGATGCTGACGTGGTTGTCGTAACTGGTTTTCAAGGTGCCACTGAGAGCGGCCACATTACCACAATTGGTCGTGGTGGCTCCGATACATCAGCAGCCATCCTCGGTGCCGCTTTAAAAGCCAAACGGGTTGATATTTTTACCGATGTTAACGGCATGATGACTGCTGATCCGCGACTGGTCACCCACGCCCGTTTTATTAAGGCTATCAGCTATGAAGAACTGGCTAATATGGCTCATGAAGGTGCTAAGGTCATTCATCCGCGCGCGGTTGAAATTGCGGAACAAGCCCACGTCCCAATGCGAATTCGTTCAACCTATCAAGAACCGGATGAACTGGGAACTTTGGTCACTGACCGCACAACGACGCAAATCGAGCATTATCGCACGGTAACGGGGATTGCGCACCAAACAAACTTGACGCAATTCACTGTGCCTACCGATACGTTAAGTTCAAGTGCCATCTTCCAATTGATGGCACAGCACGGTTTGAGCGTTGACTTTATTAACATCACACCACACCAAGTCGTCTTTAACCTCGTTAATGGTGATGCAGCCGTCGCTAAGCAACTCTTAACTGACGCCCACGTCCACTGTCACGCGATTGCGGACTGTGCGAAGGTTTCCGTTGTTGGGGCTGGTATTACCGGGACTCCCGGCGTAACTGCCCGCATCGTCACGGCATTATCGGCACAGCACATCGACATTTTACAATCGACCGATAGTTATACGACCATCTGGGTACTCGTCAAGGAAGCTGACTTAAAAGCTGCCATGAACGCCTTACATGATGAATTTTTAGGAATCGAATAA